A window of Ignicoccus hospitalis KIN4/I contains these coding sequences:
- the hjc gene encoding Holliday junction resolvase Hjc, translating to MRSRVSFERELAGKLYQMGWAVMRAPASGAAAKRYLYPDLVALKKGRAVAIEVKTTKDKKYIYLERRQYEILKEWEERGGADAWVAVKVLYSGWSFYPLSSLKEAGKSFRLDLEGGLSLESFDALYSVKYTLTEFAKGIVEV from the coding sequence TTGAGGTCCAGGGTTTCGTTCGAGAGGGAGCTTGCGGGCAAGCTCTACCAAATGGGCTGGGCCGTGATGAGGGCCCCCGCCTCCGGGGCGGCGGCCAAGAGGTACTTGTACCCGGACTTGGTAGCGTTGAAGAAGGGGAGGGCAGTAGCGATAGAAGTGAAGACTACGAAGGATAAGAAGTACATATACTTGGAAAGGAGACAGTATGAAATACTCAAGGAATGGGAAGAGAGGGGAGGCGCGGACGCGTGGGTGGCGGTGAAGGTGCTCTACTCCGGCTGGAGCTTCTATCCCTTGAGCTCCCTAAAGGAGGCCGGAAAGAGCTTCAGGCTGGACCTCGAGGGGGGTCTGAGCTTAGAGTCCTTTGACGCGCTATATTCTGTTAAGTACACATTAACCGAATTCGCAAAGGGTATCGTAGAAGTTTAA
- a CDS encoding translation initiation factor IF-5A has product MSKTYATLGELKPGNFIMIDGEPCKIVEMSKAKTGKHGSAKAHVVAISLISGAKKTFVAPVDTRVEVPIIEKRVGQVLAITGDSVQLMDMETYDTFEVPLPEEEELKSRLEPGVEVEYWVMPPGVYKIMRVRGGK; this is encoded by the coding sequence GTGTCCAAGACCTACGCGACCTTGGGAGAGCTCAAGCCGGGCAACTTCATAATGATAGACGGCGAGCCGTGCAAGATAGTTGAGATGAGCAAGGCCAAGACCGGTAAGCACGGGAGCGCGAAGGCTCACGTGGTCGCCATAAGCTTGATCAGCGGTGCCAAGAAGACCTTCGTAGCCCCCGTGGACACGAGGGTTGAGGTCCCCATAATTGAGAAGAGGGTGGGCCAAGTGTTGGCCATCACCGGCGACAGCGTCCAGCTGATGGACATGGAGACTTACGACACCTTCGAGGTCCCGTTGCCCGAGGAGGAAGAGCTCAAGTCCCGTCTGGAGCCCGGCGTGGAGGTCGAGTACTGGGTGATGCCGCCCGGAGTTTACAAAATAATGAGGGTCAGGGGAGGGAAGTAA
- a CDS encoding T4 RnlA family RNA ligase — MKDLALAHYKYVLSQKGNVISYPRNVTSWKDFLKSKHLIPARGLYVIKNKADIIAYRSFTKFPNVHEVTELLGGVPEVRRAFRKHDGTLVVIRKVKNKVIIHTRSSENNAFVKLTKGLLENKEPLLELEGEYAIMLELVNKDKNLLEKLNEELRSLGVGELDEVPPLPGRPLAPEWVEYKLLGARVFESPALFSKGRLVGDERSALLPPDSARRYLSALKEALAAPVEEARRDEDVEVEANKAENFDDLMMIKKLALPIEGWVLWLKDDVSEELVGPVPYYFRPDPLLKLKLDWYLFFARCPKIRTALDCARWMKDDLGEELVTKIELVSRLLEEAKRNKINVKKYLEAPLSEIDRVIIELTSLLG; from the coding sequence TTGAAGGACCTCGCGCTCGCCCACTACAAGTACGTCCTCTCCCAGAAGGGCAACGTGATCAGTTACCCCCGCAACGTCACCTCTTGGAAGGACTTCTTGAAGTCCAAACACCTAATACCCGCGAGGGGTTTATACGTAATTAAGAATAAAGCAGATATAATTGCTTATAGGTCTTTCACGAAGTTCCCCAACGTTCATGAGGTAACCGAGCTCTTGGGCGGGGTGCCCGAGGTAAGGAGGGCCTTCCGAAAGCACGACGGGACCTTGGTGGTGATTAGAAAGGTTAAGAATAAGGTAATAATCCACACGAGGTCGAGCGAGAACAACGCTTTCGTCAAGCTGACTAAGGGGTTGTTGGAGAACAAGGAACCCCTGCTGGAGCTGGAGGGCGAATACGCTATAATGTTGGAGCTCGTAAATAAGGACAAAAACTTGTTAGAGAAGCTGAACGAGGAATTGAGGTCTCTCGGGGTGGGGGAACTGGACGAGGTCCCCCCTCTCCCCGGGAGACCCTTGGCCCCGGAGTGGGTGGAGTACAAGCTCTTGGGCGCGAGGGTCTTTGAGAGTCCGGCCTTATTCTCCAAAGGCCGGCTCGTAGGGGACGAGCGCTCCGCCTTGTTGCCGCCGGACTCCGCGCGCAGGTACTTATCGGCCTTGAAGGAGGCCCTAGCCGCCCCCGTAGAGGAGGCCAGGAGGGACGAGGACGTGGAAGTGGAGGCGAACAAGGCAGAGAACTTTGATGACCTCATGATGATAAAGAAGCTCGCTTTACCCATAGAGGGTTGGGTCTTGTGGTTGAAGGACGACGTCTCCGAGGAGCTGGTGGGCCCAGTCCCGTACTACTTCCGGCCCGATCCCTTGCTGAAGCTCAAGTTGGACTGGTACTTGTTCTTCGCGCGTTGTCCGAAGATAAGGACCGCGCTCGACTGCGCGAGGTGGATGAAGGACGACTTGGGGGAAGAGCTGGTCACGAAGATAGAGCTCGTTTCTAGGCTGTTAGAGGAGGCGAAGAGGAACAAAATAAATGTCAAGAAATACTTGGAGGCCCCCTTGTCGGAAATAGACAGGGTAATAATCGAGCTGACGTCCCTCTTAGGCTAG